In a single window of the Nevskiales bacterium genome:
- a CDS encoding sterol desaturase family protein — MQALIDWIVATFGADVDWKQVLLIGLSPVFLMAFAIEWQVMRGRGRREQFFWKDIAANLSLGGAYQVFELIAHALFTGAAVAWFWQHRLFEIPVNVWTLPLMLLGVEFCYYWFHRTSHRVRWFWSAHVVHHSGERMNMTTAMRQSLLYSITGWWLFFMPLVLLGVSPSVVFFLYAVDLSYQYFVHTESVKKLHPWIEYLFVTPSHHRVHHGRNPQYIDKNYGGILIIFDRLFGTFEPEVEKVEYGIPRPVRSYNFLVLNFHEFVAMWRDVLRPGSLGQRLKHLWAPPDYRRPA; from the coding sequence ATGCAGGCATTGATCGACTGGATCGTCGCGACCTTCGGCGCCGATGTGGACTGGAAACAGGTGTTGCTGATCGGCCTGTCGCCGGTCTTCCTGATGGCGTTCGCGATCGAATGGCAGGTGATGCGCGGGCGCGGCCGGCGCGAGCAGTTCTTCTGGAAGGACATCGCCGCCAACCTGTCGCTCGGCGGCGCCTACCAGGTGTTCGAGCTGATCGCGCATGCGCTGTTCACCGGTGCGGCGGTGGCCTGGTTCTGGCAGCACCGGCTGTTCGAGATCCCGGTCAACGTCTGGACCCTGCCGCTGATGCTGCTGGGCGTGGAGTTCTGTTATTACTGGTTCCACCGCACTTCGCACCGCGTGCGCTGGTTCTGGAGCGCGCATGTCGTGCACCACAGCGGCGAGCGCATGAACATGACCACCGCCATGCGCCAGAGCCTGCTGTACTCCATCACCGGCTGGTGGCTGTTCTTCATGCCGCTGGTGCTGCTGGGCGTTTCGCCGTCGGTGGTGTTCTTCCTGTACGCCGTGGACCTGTCCTACCAGTACTTCGTGCACACCGAGTCGGTGAAGAAGCTGCACCCGTGGATCGAATACCTGTTCGTCACGCCCTCGCACCACCGCGTGCACCATGGCCGGAATCCGCAGTACATCGACAAGAACTACGGCGGCATCCTGATCATCTTCGACCGCCTGTTCGGGACTTTCGAGCCGGAGGTCGAAAAAGTGGAGTACGGCATCCCGCGCCCGGTGCGGAGCTATAACTTCCTGGTGCTCAACTTCCACGAGTTCGTCGCCATGTGGCGCGACGTGCT
- a CDS encoding AraC family transcriptional regulator, translated as MTQNDSPKTRVNTASVAYLQALFDYAQAHDLPKESLLAGHALQSADRDARLTEAECAALFDRAAALLQDDALGLHVGEHIRPGHYGVLGYVAMNCATLGEALARLNRYQALVLDIGPMGLELRGDELRLSWSPDSERPYRQLAEFNLAGLVTFARWISGRREAPRRIEFNYPAPADIREHRRIFDCELLFDRPCYAIGLPQAWLQQPLIQPDPTMRELMLRLAEKQMLALVRGDDALARARGLIAQQLSEGELTLEQLAARLDMSARTLQRKLREAGLSYTQLLDQVRSALAERYLADPKLDLNDLAFLLGFSEQSAFQRAFKRWKGESPGAWRKRLHKSQQKGGSR; from the coding sequence ATGACCCAGAACGACAGTCCCAAAACGCGGGTCAACACGGCCTCGGTGGCCTATCTGCAGGCCCTGTTCGACTACGCGCAAGCCCATGATCTGCCTAAGGAAAGCCTGCTGGCCGGGCATGCGCTGCAAAGCGCCGACCGCGATGCGCGACTGACCGAGGCCGAGTGCGCGGCGCTGTTCGACCGCGCCGCCGCGCTGCTGCAGGACGACGCGCTCGGCCTGCACGTGGGCGAGCACATCCGCCCGGGGCATTACGGCGTGCTCGGCTACGTGGCCATGAACTGCGCCACGCTGGGCGAGGCGCTGGCGCGGCTCAACCGCTACCAGGCGCTGGTGCTGGACATCGGCCCGATGGGCCTCGAGCTGCGTGGCGACGAGCTGCGGCTGAGCTGGTCGCCGGATTCCGAGCGGCCGTACCGCCAGCTGGCCGAGTTCAACCTCGCCGGGCTGGTGACCTTCGCGCGCTGGATCAGCGGGCGCCGCGAGGCGCCGCGGCGCATCGAGTTCAACTACCCGGCGCCGGCCGACATCCGCGAGCACCGTCGCATCTTCGACTGCGAGCTGCTGTTCGACCGGCCCTGTTACGCCATCGGCCTGCCGCAGGCCTGGCTGCAGCAACCCTTGATCCAGCCCGATCCGACCATGCGCGAGCTGATGCTGCGCCTGGCCGAGAAGCAGATGCTGGCGCTGGTGCGCGGCGACGACGCACTGGCCCGGGCGCGCGGCCTGATCGCGCAGCAGCTGAGCGAGGGCGAGCTCACGCTGGAGCAGCTGGCGGCGCGCCTCGACATGAGCGCCCGCACCCTGCAGCGCAAGCTCAGGGAGGCCGGCCTGAGCTACACCCAGCTGCTCGACCAGGTGCGCAGCGCACTGGCCGAGCGCTACTTGGCGGATCCGAAGCTCGATCTGAACGACCTGGCCTTCCTGCTCGGGTTCTCGGAGCAGAGCGCCTTCCAGCGCGCCTTCAAGCGCTGGAAGGGCGAGTCGCCGGGGGCCTGGCGCAAGCGCCTGCACAAGAGCCAGCAAAAGGGAGGCTCACGATGA